Sequence from the Helianthus annuus cultivar XRQ/B chromosome 13, HanXRQr2.0-SUNRISE, whole genome shotgun sequence genome:
ACTTACGAACGCGTTCTTGCAAATCACAAGGCAGCTGTCTATGTCTCATCCATGACTCTGTGTCTCGCCGTCTAAGCCTCCATTCCTCCAGCCTTGCAGTGATGGATTTTAGGTACGTCTGCAGAAATGTAAAAGGTGGTTAAATAAATTACAATGTGGTTATACAGTTACATTGAGAAATATTTGGAGCTCATGCTTTTTTAACTATAAGATGATTTATATATGTTAGTATGATTTCGTGAACCCTTGATTGAAGGCCACCTGCCCGGCATAAGATCCGCTTTACCGAATCGTTAGCAGGGGTCTTTTGGTCACCAAAAAACTGGGAAAAAAACATTATGTGCATGCTACATACCTGCATATTTCCTATTAAATGGGAAAATAATACAAGTCCCACAACGGCGATGAGTATGGCAAACAATGTTTCTCCAATAAATGCGGTTGTTGATAAGGTCTGTCCATATGAGCTGCGTGTAGTAAAAAAAGAATGGTAAGACCATATTGCTTAACATCTCAGATGAGTAAAAACTAGAACACCTAGCTTAAAAGGTAAATGGTAAGCAGTTAAAATGTCACCCATGAATAATTAATTGTTTACAACCTCCTAAACTGTTACTTATGTTATCGTATTTGAAGTTCAAAAGTTCAAAACAGGACAAAGGAAGTGTTGACAGATCACGCAGCCTGTTTTGACCCGACCTATTGTTGGATAATaagccggggggggggggggggtggactCAAAAACACATGGTATCTAATTCTTCTTATGCATAATTAGTGGAAAATTATGACTATTTAGTAAAAACTAAATGACTACGATAACGATCTTATTTATTGAATAAAGTAATGTCAATTTGTATGAGGATGTATGATTAAAAATACACTTTCGGCAGCTTTCAACCTGTTTACTCTTTAGCGAGacttttcagttttttttttcatttgaccTGATAAAGATAAAAACATAATCCAAATCAACCATTTGATAAGTAAATTAGCCAAAACTGCCACCTCTACTCGACCTTACGTAACTAAATTCTGTTATTTGAAGGGACAAGGTAGAGCAACACCTTAAGTTCTGTAGGCCCCAGCATAAGCAATAGCTGCACTTCTGAAAAAGATTGAAAGAAAAAACATCTTTTGCAACAGCATCTTCAAATAGCCCATATTTAAAACTTTTAGTGTTGCTACACATTTTATAAAGTTGTGTACTATTGGCCCATGTCTTCTGTGCAGGGTCGTGTAGATCCTCGCACTTCAAATAATGAGGTAAACATCTCACTGCATTATCCTCACGTATGCAAGTAGATGTCCAACATGTTGCAAGCCTTTCAATTGACAACAAGTACCATAATGATCCTACAAACTACATAACATACACACCATGAGTTAGCTAGATAAAGACTGCTTAAACAAAAACTTATGGAGGTTTTAAGGATTCAAAGATTAAAAACGAACACTTACGTGACTTGCTAAGATGTAAAACGCAAGATTATACGCAACCCCAGCCCAAACGGTTTTGGTGACGACTCCTGTAGTTTTGATAATTTGAGAGCTCAAAGGAAAAATAAGATAAAGTCTTGGAATATATTGGAGGAGGACAATGAGTACTAAAGCATTGGTTGTGCAATCTTCATCTGGTGATCTGATAACTGGAAGAGTGAACCATAGGACAATCTGAGTGAAATTTAAAAACAACACAATGTGAGTTTAAACTTCTCATTTCCATTAGTATGTGTCAGAAAACCTGTATTTAGTATGTGAGTAAGATGTGtcaaataacattttttttaatttacattCCTTTAACACTACTGAAACACCAAGAAAAAAAAACTTAGGGTATGCGCATGCATATCTAACGCACCACATAGGCCCGCCCCTGTATACAAAcatatattttgatttttgtttggtGGTAAATTCTTGTATATACTTAATGTTGGATCCAGTGTAGACGATAGTATTAATATGATCACCCAAATGGTTGCATCCAAATGTGCCATGAATTACAATGTTTCTTGTTTGGCCCATTTCAAGTTTTAAGTTTACCTGATTTCTTGTATTGTAATAAGAAAAAGTTGGGTAACAAAAAGCTCCCAATATAGTACTTCATCATTCGTTGGAGGGTAGTTTAGACATGTAGTCGATAATTTATCGCTTCTGTTAAGCTACAATAAGAAATTATTGGACGTGTGTTTTAAAAGGGATTACAAAGGTGTTACAATGTGCATTTTGAAACTTTATGTATGATATTTAATGATAAGAACTACCTAATTAGTGGTAACTAAATGGCGATAGGATAGTGTTTGGATGTGCTTGTGTTATTTGAAGTTGTAATAATCCATATTCAGTTATTAGAGTGTGACAAATAATCAACTTGATACTAGTTGCaccaaaactttaaaaaaaaaattgcatacCCTTATATTATCTCTAGCTTTCTTAAAGCGATTATTACAATGTCAAGAAGCCTAAGCACATCCAATAAGTATCTCTTGGAGTAATCATGAAAACTCGTGAGATCACCAAAGTGCTTTTGAACGGAAAATCCCAAGGACCCACCAATACCCTGTAAAGTGCATCTTGCGTTTAACAAGTGACCTTGAAGGACTAATGGAAAACCTGTGAAAGTTGGATTCAAACCTAAGACCTATCAGGTGCTTACCACTGTGCCACTCTCTTAAAGATTGTACTACTAATAATATGACTCTCGTTATCCATTATCACACAATCACTTTCGAAACACACATCCAAACACAATTATTATGTAAAAACATGTCCGCTTTCATGCGATCAATGAAGTATGTGTTATTCGCAAAAAAAAGGATGAACTTAAAAGAGGAGAAAACAAAGACATACCTGAGGTAAGGGCAATGTTGCAACAAGATCAATAAAGAAACTCGACTTCAAGTACCGACGTGCAATCTTCTTTTGATCCGTAACAAGTTCACCTCTACCCAACAGTCTTGAACATGGTGAAATATAAGCAGTCCTGAACTTTAAAACTATATGCAACGTATAAAATATATCCGCAATAGTGCGCAAACATGTAACTAGAACCCCAACAACCAAATCAGGCATCATACACTGAGAACTACCCATAGCTTCTACATAAGGAACATAAAAGAACAATGGGTCCACAAAAAGTGACACTACACAAGAAACAAGAAAAATTCTGTTCCATTTTAGGATAACCTCACTTCCAGGATCCAGTATCCGTTTTCCTTTTGACCCATTATTTTCATCTAGATCACTTCTGGATTCCCCTAATTTGATACCCACATGACTTGAACTTGGAATTGTTCTACCTTTACCAACATTATCCGATGGGACTGAAATCTTGTCTTCAGGCCGTTCGTTACCAGGAATGTGCAATGGACGGTCAGATTTTGACTTTCTATTTTCGCCGATGCGAAACCTGTAGGATTAATTTGAAGTTTcagcaataaacaaacaaacaaacaaatgtaACAAGTATAATCCCACTTATAGAAAAAGCTATCGGGGTCTGGGGACGGTGGGATGAGGGGATGAGGGGCAAACCTTTCCTCTATCCCAAGAGACAGAGAGGGCAAAGGTTACTCCCATTGAGACCCGACTCTAAaaagatcttttttttttttcaataaagaACAACAATATTAAATGATGTGGCTAAGTAAAACTAAGCAAAAGTTTAGTAGTCCAAATGTCTGGATATCATGTTAGTACCTAAGAGAATCAAAGCACAATCCACTAAAAGTACCAATAATGATAATAGTAAATGATTGCTAGCATGGTGAGTAAACTATAATAGCAGCAGACAAAAGAGCAAAGAGGCAAATAAAAAGTACAGCTAATAGCAAAATGAAGTCGCCATCTCCTTCTCTATCTCCATCTCCATCTTGAAATTTAGAGTGTTTCATCTATTGCTTTTCCATCAAAATCTCCATCTCTATCTCCAAAATTTAAATACCGAACCACAATGAATCTCAATATATTCAACATTCACATCTCTAAAATTTAAATATTCCACCTCAAGCATTTCGGTGTGTACAAAGTatggaagaaaaagaaagaaattatAGAAAAAAACGAATATAGAGATAGAGATGTAGAATGGGATATGAGAGGGTTTTAAAAAGTAAACAAAGCTAGCTTAAAAGATAAATTTAGAGAAAAGTGACTATTTCAAATATGGAGACCAAGATTCCAGTAAGAATGCTCTAACCCCTTGAAAGTACCTATACACCcatctaaaaaaaatctatacGCTAAGAAAAACAAAACTATAGTAAAATAAACGCTAACGCCCTAAAAGCCCATAACCCCTAGAAGTCCATAACCACTAGAAGTCCCTAACTTAAATCCTAATTCTTTTAAAGAACTCTTATCCCCGATCACGTCCTCTAAGTTTTAAAAATGTTTACTGGAGTTATAAAACATGAATGTAGAAAATGCATATACGATTTAAACTAAGAGAAAAATGGCAGAATTTAACCTGGTTTGCTTCTTTTGCTTGAAGTCCATGATGATGAATTGGAGCAAAGGTTTAGTTTTGGAGGGAAGATAGAACAATACCCAGACGGAAAGCATGCATTTTTCATTCACAATTGGTGGTTGTACTTGTGTTGGGTGaatatttaaaccctttttattATGGATTTGAAAGTATGCATTTGTGCATGAAGTGATCAATCATAATGCAAGAAAACCCGCGAGATTTTGGGAAtttgaaagagagagagagagagagagagagagagagaggactTTGAAAGAAATTGAAAGAGCTGAAACTGTGTTTCACTGTTTTGTGAAAGAAATGTTAGTTTTCGTTGGACTGTTCGTACTTTACTGTTTTAGACTTAGTCTACTGTTCTTTTTTGTATAATTTTGCTACAAAATCAATCTCTTTGGTCCCTGGGGCTAACGTGTTAAAAAAAGAGGTATTTTGCAATAGGAGAATACCGAGATAATGAGGAAGGTTTTGGTTCAAGTCTCATAGACGATAGGGGATCAaaagaaattagccgttcaaaaaaaaataaataaataaaatgttatTCATGAAAACTCTATTTAAcacttttttattaaaaaaattagaacATATAAGTAACATATATTTAAGAGTTTTGAGgcaaaaaaaagtcaaaaaatgCGCCGAAGGAATTAATAAAAAGTTAGGGAACGTAACAAGTATGTAACAACGCTTTATTTATTGTTACACACTTGTTACGcaagaattttatttattttaaaaagaaTCTCTagctttttttatatatttttcctGGCTTGGAAATATGTTACTTACGTAccctaatttttttataaaaaaagtttgCTACATAGGATTTTCACATGTTTTCTCAATAAGAATGAGTTCCTATTTTAATCACACGCTTTTGCAATATATCTAGGAGTTTCAGATGTTTTCTCAATAAGAATGAGTTCCTATTTTTACCACAACCTTTTGCAATATATCTATCTATACCATTTAATAAATatcccccccccaccccccccccccctttaaagggaaattttaaaataattaaacCTAAAAATCTGGATTTATCTATTTTCTTAACACAATCACTTTTGCAAATCTAAACATTAGGTATGAAACTTGTCAAATTTAAATGTATATAACGTGTTTTAAAATTTGGTATAAAAATAAATGTCGATATTTATAATTTACTTTTATTAATATAATCATGATAATGATAAAATTTATATGGAAATGAGATAAGAAAAATACATCCCTAATCCAAAAGTTGTATTTAAATTTTCACAAAACACTACTTATACAAGTTATAGAAAAAATATAAAGACAAactataaattaaaaaaacataaaaaactatAAACTaaatagtttatatatatataaagacaaaATATAAGGTTTCTTGTagagcattaccctatatatctatatatatatatatagagtttaGTGGTTGGATATGTAAAGACCTAATTCACGTACGAAGCATATGTGAGAAGAAGAGGAGGACAAATGTCATTAGCAGGAAGGGTAATTTAGTGTTTTTTCACTTGAAACAACTTCCCTACTTGATTTTCAGACGGCtacaactttttcatacgttaatattttaaaaaaatacattGTATTAATAAGCATTTCATTCTCGTTAATTCGAGCagcctattgctatagttttaaaaaaaattacaggattttgaatacccattagtccattacgtgattttgaatactcgGCACGTGATTATCTGATTTTAAATATCCATTATGTGACTACACATTCATACCATTAGTGATTATACATTCAATATAAATCAATTACTTGATTACACATTtaatatgatttgttataactgatgttattacaattatgcttgttgcgtgattacacattcaataataagaatttgattgtttatgctttattacgtgattaaatcTCTAATATACGGCATTATGTGATTATTATAGGTTGGTTTGGCTAATGTTTTGTTTATGGTTTATCCTTAATAAGTGATTAGACCTGAAATATTAGGTATCTATATGAAATATTATGTATTACATTTTTTGTttttacgtaattacgtaatcactCAATGTGGTTTCATATAAAATACtgtaatgaaatcacgtaatcacgaattaagtattcaaaatcacgtagtcacgtaggctgctcgaattaaaaaaaaaatgaaatgttCGTTAATAtgatgtaatttaaaaaaaattaacatatgaAAAAGTTGTAGCCATTTAAAAATCATAATGATTTATTTCACTATTTTATTTATAGCTACTGATCAATGGCTGAGGAGCTTGGTATGCTTCGTACAAAAGTTTTCTCTTGTAACCCCTGTAGTTTAAGGGTGCGAATTAATCTcataaatctatactatataataaaagaaacctgttttgggacacttgtcattttctcatttaattgattaaaattattaataatgctaaataaatataaatatgatttttcaatcttataaTACTAAAAAACCGTGCATGattgtaaataataaaaattgaGAATTTGCTTAAGCGTAAAAAAGATAATGCTAAAAAAACGTGCATGattgtaaataataaaaattgaGAATTTGCTTATGCGTAAAAAAGAAAAGATATACCAAAACGTTGGTCTTTTTTTTAATCTCAAACTTTAATTTAttgtattcttttttttttatttatagcACAAAATTGAAACAAAAAAAGTTAATATTTTTAATTTGAGTATACGATTATAAATTCTTTAAAAGATTATATTTATATctacacttgtcattctctcattttatatgatttttcaatcttatatcaactaaataaataaagattaatattcaattTTATCATACTTTAAATACAAAAAAATCTGTTAGTTTAGATTAATATTCAGTCTTATTCTACTTTgaatataaaaaaatccgttagttttttaaaatatattttttaattatttggtatataaaatcatatttattcaacccatgtaatacacggggctttttaaaaatataactttttttattatttggtaaacaatgttacatttattcaacccgtgtaatataatGGTtgtaaagatatatttttttattatttggtatataatattacatttattcaacccgtacaatacatatggttcttatagatataacttattttattatttaatatataaaattacatttcttcaacccCTACAATAAATGAGACTTTTAAAaggataatgttttattatttggtatataaaattcatttattcaacccgtgtaatacacggggttataacctagttaattatgttaaatGAAAACATATTATCTTATAATATTCCAATTTAAATTCAACTGAAATATGACTATCAAAAAATGTATTCTGACTGAAAATTCACATGTTTATGGCTTAAATCATTTAAATGGAAAACGTTCGAAAAGACGTAATCAACATCGTTCGACTTTTGATAACTTAAAATTTAATCATATGAAAAGATAAAATAGCTTAAATCATTCGACTTTTGATAACTGAAAATTCACATGTTTATGGCTTAAATCATTTATCACTGATTGATTACATATCATGTGGTGACTTTGTAATTGAACATAACATATGGATAGCACAATAGCACCCGTTAGGAGAGGCTTTTTTTCAACAAACAACATTGACATCTAATCGAGTTAGATATTGGTAGTATTCGGTTAACTAAAATCAAATAAACATCGTCTAAATATCTTaatactaggttagttccccgtgtgttacacgggttgaataatttaaactatataataaatatttcgtgtaaatgcaaatcaaagacggagacatttatatatatttgatgaataatgaaactaataataatagtaaaaaaatctCATGCATGTGTACAGAGTCGTATgtaagaattcatgtaccctgtttgagctcgaaaaaatatgttctttcgtaatgttttaatattattatttaattttaaaataaaatgggtATTGAGCTCAGTAAGAGcatgtttggttttgttttttgaaacaatttataGACTTATTGGAAAAGTCAGTATGaattgacttattgacttattagttTTTTTCCTCACATACACCCATATTGTCAAACATCATTTTGTAgattatgacttttcaaaaagccaataagtcaataaattTTTTCAGAAAGCTTAGGCAAACATGCCCTAAAGCTAATGCcaatgggtattgggctcactaagagcatgtttggtatgctattttaaaaaaattaacatagatatcggggtttttttataaaaaacacgtgcccctcgaaatcacaGACCCTGTGCGGtagtcctccccgcacacccttATCACCGCCCATGCATGTGTATACTCATTTAAGTAATCGATATACATTTGATGATAtcctatatttttttttgtattcaaataacatttttctatttagtattatttgcaattattaacatttttctaaatgtataTATAGAGTATGGATCTTATTGAATTTTTGAagaataatttttaattttgacaTATATATTCAAACTTATAATTGTATAATATAGTTATGAATTttaataaaatccaaaaaagcgtgaaacccttttcaaatttcaataaaagggttataattatcagataaacatttttctatttaatattatctacaaattagaagataaattattagaaaataaatatgaaagaaaggcgggaaaatccaaaaataggtgcatccaatgaatgacacgtgtcacagattggtttactttattatatgtatagattatttataataataaaaaaaagctCTTGTTGAACTGATTTGGGTGATAATGTTGTAGGAATTAGATTCACTTTTTCTAAAatatagagttaaatgcccggatagttcctgtggtttatcattttttcacctttagtacctaactttctaaaattacaggtatagtcctcaactttttaattttcgttcccggatagtccctatgcctaacatcagttagttttctcagttaaaaGGGTGTGAAATAACAAAAATACcctttattatatatatacatggggCCTACTTGTtgttttcttttttattatattggTCGATTTCGTCACCAATTTGGAGTTTTTTCGTTAAAATCCAATTCGATATTGTTTTAGATGTAAATTCCATTTATGTTTTACTCTAATTTTTACTTCAATATTATCATTATATCATCATCATTCTTATCACATGTGCTCTGTTTTCTAACTTTCAATTTCTTCAAGCCCTTATTTTTGGCAAACCATTCTGGTACCAATTAAAGGCGAAGGTGGACATGAAGTCTAGCAACGATGGTGTTGTTATGTCGATAAACGACGGTGGTGAGCAGATCGGAAAAAAAGATTCCACTGTGGTTGTTTTGGACATGGTTGCAGGTTTGGATACTAGGGTTCGACGATGGTAATGCCGACCATAGGAATCTTGTTCAGTTACATTGTTTGGATGAATACTAGAAAATCATCCATAACTCAGATTGGGCTTATCATGAGTGATTGGAGGCATAGGAATCGTGTTCCATTACATGGGGCCTACTTGTTGGTCTAGTGAGCAAAAACGGAACCTTAATTGCAATTATTTGGTGGTCGATGATGAAGAACACCCTCCGTAGCTCTAATCTGACTAATCTCACTATTTGTCTGCTCCCAGAAGGGTGATGGTGGCATTGGTGGATGAGGTTGAAGATAATGGTGAAGGTGGGTGGTTGCAGGTGGTGTTGGGATGAAGAAGAAATGGGTTTAAGTTTAAATTttaaatgttttatttatcaATTTTTAATATAAAGGGTATTTAGGTAATTTCACActcacttaacaccaaaaactaactcCCATCCgtgccagggactatccgggaacaaaaaataaaaagttggggactatagaggtaattttagaaagttagagaCTAAATATGAAAAAaggcaaaaccacagggactatcggggcatttaactctaaaatataattacataatatataataacgagactctcgttattcgtagaaaatatcatagtacaataccggttgcaataactaaataaaaaaaagataaaatataattatatttaccaatcttgattcaagccgcatctctcGTGGGTCCTTCATGCACACctgatagcatcctagactcgaatattcatcatcttgagtcttgaaaaatactccttgactgcaacaaaaagcacactaaaacgttgacgattttggttgaggcacgtgttcaatacgcttcccttaaaacagatttcgcacctctactaaagacgatgcgtctgtctcccagggtacaacagccaaagcagtctgtactgccggaaatggccacgcgcccgaggttacaccgaATAGAATTATAGTGTTTGAACTTGTGGAAAAATA
This genomic interval carries:
- the LOC110903207 gene encoding cyclic nucleotide-gated ion channel 17 is translated as MLSVWVLFYLPSKTKPLLQFIIMDFKQKKQTRFRIGENRKSKSDRPLHIPGNERPEDKISVPSDNVGKGRTIPSSSHVGIKLGESRSDLDENNGSKGKRILDPGSEVILKWNRIFLVSCVVSLFVDPLFFYVPYVEAMGSSQCMMPDLVVGVLVTCLRTIADIFYTLHIVLKFRTAYISPCSRLLGRGELVTDQKKIARRYLKSSFFIDLVATLPLPQIVLWFTLPVIRSPDEDCTTNALVLIVLLQYIPRLYLIFPLSSQIIKTTGVVTKTVWAGVAYNLAFYILASHFVGSLWYLLSIERLATCWTSTCIREDNAVRCLPHYLKCEDLHDPAQKTWANSTQLYKMCSNTKSFKYGLFEDAVAKDVFSFNLFQKCSYCLCWGLQNLSSYGQTLSTTAFIGETLFAILIAVVGLVLFSHLIGNMQTYLKSITARLEEWRLRRRDTESWMRHRQLPCDLQERVRKFVQYKWLATRGVDEESIICSLPKDLRRDIQCHLCLDLVRRVPFFSEMDGQLLDAICARLVSSLSTQGTYIVREGDPVSEMLFIIRGRLDSSTTNGGRTGFYNSITLRPGDFCGEELLEWALLPKSTLNLPSSTRTVKALTEVEAFALSAEDLKLVAKQFRRLHSKKLQHTFRFYSYHWRTWAAFFIQAAWRRAKKRRMQWSRTISESSHHDHETEHHDNASSSSSNSLNVTMLASRFARNTRRGILKTKDVELIKLQKPEEPDFSADPEDD